One genomic window of Marinobacter arenosus includes the following:
- a CDS encoding acyl-CoA dehydrogenase family protein: MDFNLTEDQLAFREAARAFAEKSMAPHAAKWDDEHIFPIDVMKEAGEMGFMGLYTPEALGGMGLSRLDTSVIVEELAAACPSTAAFITIHNMATWMVASFASDDLKQEIVPKLASGEWLASYCLTEPGAGSDAASLRTKAVRDGDSYLITGSKVFISGAGSTDILVLMARTGAPDSGAKGISTFVIPADAEGITYGKNEEKMGWRSQPTRMISLENVRIPASNRVGEEGDGFAIAMKGLDGGRLNIATCSLGGAQAALLRARNYMHEREQFGKPLAAFQALQFKLADMATNLVAARQMVRLGAFKLDSADPEATLHCAMAKRFATDVCFDVVNDALQLHGGYGYIREYPLERYLRDLRVHQILEGTNEIMRLIVARRLLDDGVAEAIQ; the protein is encoded by the coding sequence ATGGACTTTAATCTGACCGAAGACCAGCTGGCGTTCCGTGAGGCAGCGCGCGCGTTTGCGGAGAAATCCATGGCGCCGCACGCGGCAAAATGGGACGACGAGCATATCTTCCCCATCGACGTCATGAAGGAAGCCGGCGAGATGGGCTTTATGGGCCTGTACACGCCGGAAGCGCTGGGCGGCATGGGGCTGTCCCGTCTTGATACGTCGGTGATTGTTGAAGAGCTGGCCGCGGCATGCCCGTCCACGGCGGCGTTCATCACCATCCACAACATGGCGACCTGGATGGTGGCCAGTTTTGCCTCGGATGACCTGAAGCAGGAGATCGTGCCCAAACTCGCCAGTGGTGAATGGCTCGCCTCCTACTGCCTGACCGAACCCGGTGCCGGTTCGGACGCAGCCAGCCTGCGCACCAAGGCGGTCCGTGACGGAGACAGTTACCTGATCACCGGCAGCAAGGTGTTTATTTCCGGTGCCGGCAGCACCGACATCCTGGTGCTCATGGCCCGAACCGGCGCCCCGGACAGCGGTGCCAAGGGTATCTCCACCTTCGTGATCCCGGCGGATGCCGAGGGCATTACCTACGGCAAGAATGAAGAAAAGATGGGGTGGCGCAGTCAGCCGACCCGAATGATCAGCCTTGAGAACGTGCGTATCCCGGCTTCCAATCGCGTGGGCGAGGAGGGTGACGGCTTCGCCATCGCCATGAAAGGGCTGGACGGCGGCCGGCTGAACATCGCCACCTGTTCCCTCGGGGGCGCCCAGGCCGCACTGCTGCGAGCCCGCAACTACATGCACGAGCGTGAGCAGTTCGGCAAGCCCCTGGCCGCGTTCCAAGCCCTGCAGTTCAAGCTCGCCGACATGGCGACCAACCTGGTGGCGGCCCGCCAGATGGTGCGGCTGGGGGCTTTCAAGCTCGACAGCGCCGATCCGGAAGCGACCCTGCATTGTGCCATGGCCAAACGCTTCGCCACCGACGTCTGTTTCGACGTGGTCAACGATGCGCTGCAGCTGCACGGTGGCTACGGCTACATCCGGGAATACCCCCTGGAGCGCTACCTGCGGGACCTGAGGGTGCACCAGATACTCGAAGGCACCAACGAAATCATGCGCCTGATCGTCGCCCGTCGGCTGCTGGATGACGGCGTGGCCGAAGCGATCCAATAA